The Streptomyces vinaceus genome contains the following window.
GGCTTGCGCACCCAGCCCCCTCATGCATGTCAGGGAAGGGACGGCACCCCATGCCCGCAGATCTCGCCGTCATCGGACTCGGCCACCTCGGCCTCCCGTTGGCCCAGGCGGCCGTCGCCGCCGGAATCGAGACGGTCGGCTACGACAGCGGTCCGGCGACAGCCGCAGCCACAGGACCCGCCGGAGTCACGAGCCCCACCGGGACCACGGCCACCAGCACCGACTCCACCCTCACCGCCGCCGAGATCCGCCGCATGTCGGCCGCCGGCTTCCGGATCACCGACAACCCCGCCGAACTCGGCCGGGTCCGCACCGCCGTCATCTGCGCCCCCACCCAACTCGGCGCCGACCGCGCGCTCGACCTCTCGGCGGTCGGCGACGCGGGCCGTACGCTCGCGGCCCGGCTGCGCCCGCACACCACCGTCATCCTCGAATCCGCCGCCCACCCCGGCGTCACCGAGGACTACCTGCGCCCCATCCTGGAGTCCGGCTCCGGACTGCGCGCCGGCCGGGACTTCCACCTGGCCTACTCCCCCAGCCGCCTCGACCCCGGCAACCGCACGCACGGCATCGCCAACACCCCCAAGGTGATCGGCGGCCTCACCCCCGCCTGCACCGAGTCCGCGCACGCCTTCTACGCGCGCCTGACCGAGAAGGTGGTCCGGGCGCGCGGCCTGCGCGAGGCGGAGACGGTCCAGCTGCTCGAAACGAACTACCGGCACGTCAACATCGCCCTCATGAACGAGATGGCGGTGCTCTGCCACGACCTCGGCGTCGACCTCTGGGACGTCATCCGCTGCGCCGAGACCAAGCCGTACGGGTTCCAGGCCTTCCGGCCCGGTCCCGGAGTCGGCGGCCGCAGCGTCCCCCTCGACCCCAACTACCTCCCCCACACCACCCGCACCCCGGGCCACCCCCTGCGCATGGTCGGCCTGGCGCAGGAGATCAACGCCCGGATGCCGCAATACGTCATCCAGCGCTCCGCCACCCTGCTGAACGAGCACGGGAAATCGGCCCGCGGCGCCCGCGTCCTCCTGCTCGGCGTGACGTACAAGCCCGACCTCGCCGACCAGGAGGGCTCGCCGGCCCGCGAGATCGCCAGCCGCCTGCTCGACCTCGGGGCGCTGGTCAGCTACCACGACCCGTACGTCGCCGGATGGCGCGTCAGGGACAGGCCGGTGCCGCGTGCCGAATCGCTGTACGAGGCCGCCGCGAACGCCGATCTGACGATCCTGCTCCAGCACCACCGCACGTACGACCTCCAGGGCCTCGCGGTGAAGGCCCAGTTGCTGCTCGACACCCGCGGGGCCAGCCCGGCGGGGGCGGCGCACCGGCTCTGATCCATGAACCGGCACATCCAGCCGCCCGCGCCCGCGCCCGGGTCCGGCGCCGCCGAAGCCGGCGCCGGACCGGCGATCCCGGCCGCCGGGCCCGTCGCGTACCCCGCCGAGCCCGCCCGCTCCGGCAACATCGGCCTGGGCATCGCCGCGGCCGTGGTCGCCGCCCTGGTCGCGGCCGCCGCGTACGGCGGGATCATGAACGCGATCGACCGCCAGGTCGGCTACGCGGCGGTCGGCGTCGGCCTGCTGATCGGCTTCGCCGCCGGAAAGCTCGGCGGCAAGAACCCGGTGCTCCCCGTGGTCGCCGCGCTCCTCTCCCTCGGCGCCGTCTACCTCGGCCAGCTGTTCTTCATCGCCCTGGCCCTGGCCGACTACGGCAACGTCGGGCTCGGCGAGGTCCTCGACAAGGCGGGCGTCGGCGGCCTGAACGACATCTGGCAGGAGGGCGCGGACGCGATGGACTACGTCTTCCTCGCCATCGGCGGCTTCGCGGCCTTCGGCGCCGCGAAGAAGGCCGGCGACTGAGGCTCGGCCCGAACGGCCGACGCCGGCCCGGCCCTGCGGCCGCCCGGCGTCGCCGTCCTGCCCGCGCACCGCGCTGAGCAGGCACGATGAAGATCAAACCCTGTTGGAGGCCTGACCCCCGACCATATGATCCACCGCGTGTCCGCTCATCCTCCGCTCGGCCGGCCCGTATTCGAGCCCGCCGACCGCATCCCCGCCCTCACCGCCCTGCGCGGCCATGTCCACAGCCAGAACTGGGACGCCGTCGCCGCCTCCTTCGCCGCGCTCACCGACGAGGACGACCGCGCCCTCGCCTGCCGAGTCGTCGCCGAACAGCAGAACGCCGAGCCGTTCCTCAACGAGGCCCTGGCCCGTGATCCGCGTGACCCGCTCGCCCGGACCCTGCTCGCCGACCGGCTGATCCAGATCGGCTGGGGCATCCGCTCCGGGTACCGCGCCCACCACGTGTCGCGGGAGCAGTTCCAGCAGTTCCACGCCTTCCTGCGGCGCGCCGAGATCCTGCTCATCGACGTCTGCGCCGAATACCCGGACCACGCCCTCGGCTGGTACCTGCGCGTCATCACCTCGCGCGGCCTCCAACTGGGCCTGGGCGAGACACGGCGCCGGTACGAGCGGCTCGCCGAGCACCACCCGCACCACTACTCCGGGCAGCAGCAGCTGCTCCAGCAGATCTGCCCCAAGTGGGGCGGCACCTGGGAGGCCGCGCACGGCTTCGCCGAGGAGTGTGCGAAGGCGGCGCCGGCGGGCGGTCCGAGCGGCGCACTGGTCGCCATCGCCCAGATGGAGCAGTACCTGGAGACGCGGGAGAAGGAGGGCGACCGGGCCGCAGGAACGTATCTCCAGACCCCGGCCGCCCACCGGGCCCTCGTCGAGGCCGCCGAACGCTCGGTCCTGCACCCCGACGCCGACCCCGACGCCTACCAGCTCGTCGGCGCGCACAGCGCCTTCGCCGCCGCCCACTGCGCGGCCGGCCGCCACGCCGAGGCCGCTCCGCACTTCCGCGCGCTCGGCGACCGTGCGAGCGAGTTCCCGTGGGGCTACATCGGCGGCTACGACCACGAGACCGAGTTCGTCCGCCACCGCAAGACCGCCCTGGCGAAGGGCTGAGGGACACCATGACCATGGACGACACCGTTTCCACGACCGACTCCGACACCACCTCCACGACCGGCACCACCTCCACGACCGACGCCGACGGCATCACCGAAACCACCGTGGACGGCATCCGCACCGTCCACGCCCCCCGCTCGGGACTCCTCAGCGCCGGGCTCCTGTTCCGCGTCGGACGCGCCGACGAGACCCTCGCCACCAGCGGTATCACCCATCTGGTGGAGCACCTCGCCCTGCACCGGCACGGCCTCGGCGACCTGCACTACAACGGGGCCACCGCCGCCACGTACACCCACTTCCACGTCACCGGCACCGCCGCCGACGTGGTCGAGTACCTCAACGGCGTGTGCGCGGCGCTGCGCGACCTGCCGATGGACCGGCTGGAGACCGAGAAGGAGATCCTGCGCACGGAGGCCGCCGGCAAGAGCCACGGCCCGGGCCACGCGGCCACCCTCTGGCGCTACGGCTCCCGCTCGTACGGGCTCACCGGCTACGGCGAGGCCGGACTGCACCGGCTGACCGCGGACGAAGTCCGCGCATGGGCGCAGACTCGGTTCACCGCCGAGAACGCCGTTCTGTGGATCACCGGCGACTCCGTCCCCGAGGGCCTGGACCTCAAGCTCCCCGCCGGCGCGTGGCACCCGGCCCCGGAGGCCTCCTCCGCGCTGCCCGTCACCCCCGCCTGGTACCGGGGCGACGAGGGCGGGGTCGTGCTGACCGCCGTGGTGCCCCGCTCCACCGAGGCCGGGCTGTTCGCCGAGGTCCTGGGCAAGGAACTGTTCCGCGAGCTCCGGCAGAAGAGCGGCTACTCGTACACCGCGACCGCCGACTACTCCCCCCGCGACACCGATTCGGCGACCGTCAGCGCGTACGCCGACGCCCTCCCGCAGAAGCAGGACGCGCTGGTCGGCGCCTTCGTCGACGTCTTCGCGAAACTCCGGGCCGGCCGCATCGACCAGGCCGACCTGGACGCCGTACGGACCTCCGCGCTCGCGCAGTTCGACGTGCCGGAGCTCGCGGCCTGCATGCTTCCCGGGCACGCCATGAACCTGTTGCTGCGCCACCGCAACCTCACCGCCGCCGAGGCGCGGGCCGAGATCGAGGCGGTCACCGTCGCCGATCTCCACCGGGTCGCGCGTGCCGTGTGGGACGACGCCCTGATGCAGGTGCCCGGCCGGGGCGTGGACTGGGCGGGGCTGACGGCCGCGCCCACCGAGTCCCCCGGGGTCGTCACCGGACGGCGCTACTCCGCCGTGGAGGAGGGCACCGGCGCCCTGCTCCTCGGGAGGGACGGCATCAGCCTCACGTCGCCGCGGGGCCAGGTCACCATCCGCTACGCCGACTGCACGCTGATGCAGGTGTACCCGGACGGCGCCCGCCACCTGGTGGGCGGCGACGGCTTCACCCTCGCCGCCGAGCCGACCCTGTTCCACGTCACGGCGGCCGAACTCTCCGCGCTGGACCGCGTGGTCCCGGCCGCCTCCGTGATCCGCATGCCGCCGCGCGATCCGGACCGGATCCCGCAGCCGCGCAAGACCACGCCGAGGCCCGCACCCGGCACGGCCCGGCACACCTGGTTCACCGTACTGCTGTGGGTCCTCGGCATCCCCGCGGTGCTGGTGGGCGGCTTCACCGCACTGCTCGCCTACGTGGCGTTCCGGACCGCCGACGACGGGGCCATTCCCGCCGAGGACGCGCGCTTCCTGTTCGCGTGCCTGATCCTCTCGGCGGTGTTCGTGATCCCGTGGGGCCTCCTCGTGCGCCGCCGCAAGCAGGGCCTGAACTGAACCGGACGCCGCAGGGCCGGCTCCCCCGTCCGGGGAGCCGGCCCTGCGCGTGCGTACGGCGTACCGGTCAGCGGCTGTGCTGCGAGTCCGCGATCGTGACCTCGACCCGCTGGAACTCCTTGAGCTCGCTGTAGCCCGTGGTGGCCATCGAGCGGCGCAGCGCGCCGAAGAGGTTCATGGAGCCGTCCGGGGTGTGCGACGGGCCGGTGAGGATCTCCTCGGTGGTGCCGACCGTGCCCAGGTCGACCTTCTTGCCGCGCGGCACGTCCTCGTGGACGGCCTCCATGCCCCAGTGGTGGCCCTTGCCGGGCGCGTCGGTGGCACGGGCCAGCGGGGAGCCCATCATCACGGCGTCGGCGCCGCAGGCGACGGCCTTGGGCAGGTCGCCGGACCAGCCCACGCCGCCGTCGGCGATGACGTGCACGTAGCGGCCGCCGGACTCGTCCATGTAGTCGCGGCGGGCCGCGGCCACGTCCGCGACGGCGGTGGCCATCGGGACCTGGATGCCGAGCACGTTGCGCGTGGTGTGCGCGGCGCCCCCGCCGAAGCCGACCAGGACGCCGGCCGCGCCGGTGCGCATCAGGTGCAGGGCCGCGGTGTACGTGGCGCAGCCGCCGACGATGACCGGGACGTCGAGCTCGTAGATGAACTGCTTCAGGTTCAGCGGCTCGGCGGCGCCCGAGACGTGCTCGGCCGACACGGTGGTGCCGCGGATCACGAAGATGTCCACGCCCGCCTCGACGACGGCCTTGGAGAACTCGGCGGTGCGCTGCGGGGAGAGCGCGGCGGCGGTGACGACGCCGGAGTCGCGGACCTCCTTGATGCGCTGCCGGATCAGGTCCGCCTGGATCGGGGCGGAGTAGATCTCCTGGAGACGGCGGGTGGCGGACTCCTCGTCCAGCCCCGTGATCTCGTCGAGCAGCGGCTGCGGGTCCTCGTAGCGGGTCCACAGGCCTTCGAGGTTCAGCACGCCGAGGCCGCCGAGCTCGCCGATGCGGATGGCGGTCTGCGGGGAGACGACCGAGTCCATGGGGGCGGCGAGGAACGGGAGCTCGAAGCGGTAGGCGTCGATCTGCCAGGCGATCGAGACCTCCTTCGGGTCCCGCGTACGCCGGCTCGGGACGATGGCGATGTCGTCGAACGCGTACGCCCTGCGGCCGCGCTTGCCGCGCCCGATCTCGATCTCAGTCACGTGTGGTGGCCTTTCCTCTGGGTCTGCCCGTCCAGTATCCCCGAACCCCGGCGCCCCGCGTTCCGGTGACCGCTGGACGGACGCCACGCGAAGGGGGCGGGCCCGGATGGACCCGCCCCCTGCGTGGCGCTGTGGGCTCAGCCCTTGCGGCTGTAGTTCGGCGCCTCGACCGTCATCTGGATGTCGTGCGGGTGGCTCTCCTTGAGGCCCGCCGAGGTGATGCGGACGAAGCGGCCGCGGTCCTGGAGCTCCGGCACCGTACGGCCGCCGACGTAGAACATCGACTGGCGCAGGCCGCCGACGAGCTGGTGCACGACCGCGGAGAGCGGGCCGCGGTAGGGGACCTGGCCCTCGATGCCCTCGGGGATGAGCTTGTCGTCGCCGCCCACGCCCTCCTGGAAGTAGCGGTCCTTGGAGAAGGAGCGCTGGTCGCCGCGGGACTGCATCGCGCCGAGCGAGCCCATGCCGCGGTACGACTTGAACTGCTTGCCGTTGATGAAGAGCAGCTCGCCCGGGGACTCCTCGCAGCCCGCGAGCAGCGAGCCGAGCATCACCGTGTCGGCGCCCGCGACGAGCGCCTTGGCGATGTCGCCGGAGTACTGGAGGCCGCCGTCGCCGATGACCGGGACGCCGGCCGCCTTCGCGGCGAGAGAGGCCTCGTAGATGGCGGTGACCTGAGGGACGCCGATGCCGGCCACGACGCGGGTGGTGCAGATGGAGCCGGGGCCCACGCCGACCTTGATGCCGTCGCAGCCGGCGTCGATCAGGGCCTGGGCGCCGTCGCGCGTGGCGACGTTGCCGCCGATGACGTCGACGGAGGAGTTCGACTTGATCTTGGCGACCATGTCGCCGACCAGGCGGGAGTGGCCGTGGGCGGTGTCGACGACGATGAAGTCGGCCCCGGCCTCGATCAGCGCCTGGGCGCGGTCGTACGCGTCGCCGGCGACGCCGACGGCGGCGCCCACCAGGAGGCGGCCGTCCTTGTCCTTGGCGGCGTTCGGGTACTTCTCGGCCTTGACGAAGTCCTTGACCGTGATGAGGCCCTTGAGGATGCCCGCGTCGTCGACCAGCGGCAGCTTCTCGATCTTGTGGCGGCGCAGGAGCTCCATGGCGTCCACGCCGGAGATGCCGACCTTGCCCGTGACCAGCGGCATCGGGGTCATGACCTCGCGCACCTGGCGGCTGCGGTCCGACTCGAAGGCCATGTCGCGGTTGGTGACGATGCCGAGCAGCTTGCCCGCGGAGTCGGTGACCGGGACGCCGGAGATGCGGAACTTCGCGCAGAGCTGGTCGGCCTCGCCGAGCGTCGCGTCCGGGTGCACGGTGATCGGGTCGGTGACCATGCCGGACTCGGAGCGCTTGACCAGGTCGACCTGGTTGGCCTGGTCGGCGATCGACAGGTTGCGGTGCAGTACGCCGACGCCGCCCTGGCGGGCCATCGCGATGGCCATGCGGGCCTCGGTGACCTTGTCCATGGCGGCGGACAGGAGCGGGACGTTCACGCGGACGTTGCGCGAGATGAGGGAGGAGGTGTCGATCTCGTCCGGGGCCATGTCCGACGCGCCCGGCAGCAGCAGCACGTCGTCGTAGGTCAGTCCGAGCGTGGCGAATTTGTCGGGTACTCCGTCGGCGGTCATGACACCTTCCCAAATGGTCTTGCTCAGCGCGGATGTCCATGCTAACGGGATCCCGACGCGTCTCATTCCACGACCAAGGTCATGCGGCAGTTTCGTCTGTTCCTACGAAGATACGGGAGATCCGCCCCGCACCCTTCCTACTGTTCGGCGAGCGCGCGCAGCCGGCTGAGCGCGCGGTGCTGCGCCACCCGCACCGCACCCGGGGACATCCCGAGCATCTGCCCGGTCTCCTCGGCCGTCAGACCGACCGCCACCCGCAGGACGAGGAGCTCGCGCTGGTTCTCCGGAAGGTTGGCCAGCAGCTTCTTGGCCCAGGCCGCGTCGCTGCTCAGCAGCGCCCGCTCCTCCGGGCCCAGCGAGTCGTCCGGCCGCTCCGGCATCTCGTCGGAGGGCACGGCCGTACTGCCCGGATGCCGCATGGCGGCACGCTGGAGATCGGCGACCTTGTGCGCGGCGATGGCGAAGACGAAGGCTTCGAAGGGGCGGCCGGTGTCCCGGTAGCGCGGCAGCGCCATCAGGACGGCGACGCACACCTCCTGCGCGAGGTCCTCCACGAAGTGGCGGGCGTCGCCCGGCAGCCGCGAGAGCCGGGTTCTGCAGTAGCGGATGGCCAGCGGGTGCACGAAGGCGAGCAGATCGTGCGTCGCCTGCTCGTCCCCCTCGACCGCCCTGCGTACGAGCGCGCTGACGGCCCCGGCGCTGCCGCCTTTGGCGGCGCCGGTGGAGCCTGTGGCCGTGGGTGACCCCTGGGCCTCGTCGTCGCGCATCAATCCATGGTGCCTTGGCGCCGGAGCATTCGCGCCGCCACGGCCCGTGTTGTGCGTCGAAGCGTTATGAGCGGGTGCGCCTGAGCTCGTCACTGCGCCCTCCCCTCCCGCTCGACCGGATACTCCCCGAGGCCCCATCCCAGAAAATGCGCCACACCTCAAGCATGCGGCATCGCGCGCGAAGCGACACGCCCCCCGATTGTGCCCCGCCCCTCCCCGGGTGCGCACCGGGTACGGCGGGACGGGAACGGACGGGCGCACGACGCCCGGGCGGCGGGTGCGGGACGGGCCGCGCGGGGACGGCCGGGGACGGCCGGAGGCCACCGAGGGCGGCCGGGGGACGACCGGAACCGGGGCGGCGCCGGCCGGCCGGGGCGGGCGTACGGGACGCCGCGCGGCCGGGCGCGCGGCGCGCCGCCCCGCCCGCCGGTGGCGGACGGGACCGCTCTCAGCGTCCGGACTGCGGGCTCGCGGTCAGCGGACCAGGCCCCAGCGGAACCCGAGCGCCACGGCGTGCGCCCGGTCCGAGGCGCCCAGCTTCTTGAACAGCCGGCGGGCGTGCGTCTTGACCGTGTCCTCGGAGAGGAAGAGCTCGCGCCCGATCTCCGCGTTGGACCGGCCGTGGCTCATGCCCTCCAGCACCTGGATCTCGCGCGCGGTGAGCGTGGGCGCGGCGCCCATCTCGGCCGAGCGGAGCCGGCGCGGGGCCAGTCGCCAGGTCGGGTCGGCGAGCGCCTGGGTGACCGTGGCCCGCAGTTCGGCGCGCGAGGCGTCCTTGTGCAGATAGCCCCGGGCGCCGGCGGCGACCGCGAGGGCCACCCCGTCCAGGTCCTCGGCGACCGTCAGCATGATGATGCGGGCGCCCGGATCGGCCGAGAGCAGCCGGCGCACCGTCTCCACACCGCCCAGCCCCGGCATCCGTACGTCCATCAGAATCAGATCGGAGCGGTCGGCACCCCAGCGGCGGAGGACTTCCTCGCCGTTGGCAGCCGTCGTCACACGCTCGACGCCGGGCACGGTGGCAACCGCGCGACGGAGCGCCTCTCGGGCAAGCGGGGAGTCGTCGCAGACGAGGACGGAAGTCATGACCGCCCTCCGCAGCTGCTGATGCGCGTCACCTTGAGCCTCCAGGCTGGTACGTATCGTCACCTGTGCGGTCGATGCTCTCGGACACCTGTCCGGGAACTTCTTCGTTCAACCGCCTTCG
Protein-coding sequences here:
- a CDS encoding nucleotide sugar dehydrogenase, which gives rise to MPADLAVIGLGHLGLPLAQAAVAAGIETVGYDSGPATAAATGPAGVTSPTGTTATSTDSTLTAAEIRRMSAAGFRITDNPAELGRVRTAVICAPTQLGADRALDLSAVGDAGRTLAARLRPHTTVILESAAHPGVTEDYLRPILESGSGLRAGRDFHLAYSPSRLDPGNRTHGIANTPKVIGGLTPACTESAHAFYARLTEKVVRARGLREAETVQLLETNYRHVNIALMNEMAVLCHDLGVDLWDVIRCAETKPYGFQAFRPGPGVGGRSVPLDPNYLPHTTRTPGHPLRMVGLAQEINARMPQYVIQRSATLLNEHGKSARGARVLLLGVTYKPDLADQEGSPAREIASRLLDLGALVSYHDPYVAGWRVRDRPVPRAESLYEAAANADLTILLQHHRTYDLQGLAVKAQLLLDTRGASPAGAAHRL
- a CDS encoding M16 family metallopeptidase → MDDTVSTTDSDTTSTTGTTSTTDADGITETTVDGIRTVHAPRSGLLSAGLLFRVGRADETLATSGITHLVEHLALHRHGLGDLHYNGATAATYTHFHVTGTAADVVEYLNGVCAALRDLPMDRLETEKEILRTEAAGKSHGPGHAATLWRYGSRSYGLTGYGEAGLHRLTADEVRAWAQTRFTAENAVLWITGDSVPEGLDLKLPAGAWHPAPEASSALPVTPAWYRGDEGGVVLTAVVPRSTEAGLFAEVLGKELFRELRQKSGYSYTATADYSPRDTDSATVSAYADALPQKQDALVGAFVDVFAKLRAGRIDQADLDAVRTSALAQFDVPELAACMLPGHAMNLLLRHRNLTAAEARAEIEAVTVADLHRVARAVWDDALMQVPGRGVDWAGLTAAPTESPGVVTGRRYSAVEEGTGALLLGRDGISLTSPRGQVTIRYADCTLMQVYPDGARHLVGGDGFTLAAEPTLFHVTAAELSALDRVVPAASVIRMPPRDPDRIPQPRKTTPRPAPGTARHTWFTVLLWVLGIPAVLVGGFTALLAYVAFRTADDGAIPAEDARFLFACLILSAVFVIPWGLLVRRRKQGLN
- a CDS encoding GuaB3 family IMP dehydrogenase-related protein — protein: MTEIEIGRGKRGRRAYAFDDIAIVPSRRTRDPKEVSIAWQIDAYRFELPFLAAPMDSVVSPQTAIRIGELGGLGVLNLEGLWTRYEDPQPLLDEITGLDEESATRRLQEIYSAPIQADLIRQRIKEVRDSGVVTAAALSPQRTAEFSKAVVEAGVDIFVIRGTTVSAEHVSGAAEPLNLKQFIYELDVPVIVGGCATYTAALHLMRTGAAGVLVGFGGGAAHTTRNVLGIQVPMATAVADVAAARRDYMDESGGRYVHVIADGGVGWSGDLPKAVACGADAVMMGSPLARATDAPGKGHHWGMEAVHEDVPRGKKVDLGTVGTTEEILTGPSHTPDGSMNLFGALRRSMATTGYSELKEFQRVEVTIADSQHSR
- the guaB gene encoding IMP dehydrogenase, whose amino-acid sequence is MTADGVPDKFATLGLTYDDVLLLPGASDMAPDEIDTSSLISRNVRVNVPLLSAAMDKVTEARMAIAMARQGGVGVLHRNLSIADQANQVDLVKRSESGMVTDPITVHPDATLGEADQLCAKFRISGVPVTDSAGKLLGIVTNRDMAFESDRSRQVREVMTPMPLVTGKVGISGVDAMELLRRHKIEKLPLVDDAGILKGLITVKDFVKAEKYPNAAKDKDGRLLVGAAVGVAGDAYDRAQALIEAGADFIVVDTAHGHSRLVGDMVAKIKSNSSVDVIGGNVATRDGAQALIDAGCDGIKVGVGPGSICTTRVVAGIGVPQVTAIYEASLAAKAAGVPVIGDGGLQYSGDIAKALVAGADTVMLGSLLAGCEESPGELLFINGKQFKSYRGMGSLGAMQSRGDQRSFSKDRYFQEGVGGDDKLIPEGIEGQVPYRGPLSAVVHQLVGGLRQSMFYVGGRTVPELQDRGRFVRITSAGLKESHPHDIQMTVEAPNYSRKG
- a CDS encoding sigma-70 family RNA polymerase sigma factor, with protein sequence MRDDEAQGSPTATGSTGAAKGGSAGAVSALVRRAVEGDEQATHDLLAFVHPLAIRYCRTRLSRLPGDARHFVEDLAQEVCVAVLMALPRYRDTGRPFEAFVFAIAAHKVADLQRAAMRHPGSTAVPSDEMPERPDDSLGPEERALLSSDAAWAKKLLANLPENQRELLVLRVAVGLTAEETGQMLGMSPGAVRVAQHRALSRLRALAEQ
- a CDS encoding response regulator transcription factor; translation: MTSVLVCDDSPLAREALRRAVATVPGVERVTTAANGEEVLRRWGADRSDLILMDVRMPGLGGVETVRRLLSADPGARIIMLTVAEDLDGVALAVAAGARGYLHKDASRAELRATVTQALADPTWRLAPRRLRSAEMGAAPTLTAREIQVLEGMSHGRSNAEIGRELFLSEDTVKTHARRLFKKLGASDRAHAVALGFRWGLVR